The genomic segment AATGGTTTTATTCAAATTGCACCATTGGCGTTCATGCGTGGACGTACATTAGACAATGCTTTTGTGATTCTCGACGAAGCCCAAAATGCCACAGAATCTCAATTTAAAATGTTTTTAACCCGTATGGGACCTTCTGCCAAATTTATTATCACAGGTGATATGTCGCAAATTGACTTACCCAAACATCAAAAAAGTGGTTTAATACAATCTGTTAAAATACTCCAAGGAATAGAAGGCATTGACTTTATTTATTTTGACGAGAAAGATGTTATTCGTCATCCTTTAGTTAAAAAAATCATCAAAGCATATGAAGAACAAACCTGATTTTTCCATAAAATCCCTTCCTGTAATTTTTCAAACCAATTTTCATTTGCCGCATCAAACCGGTTTTTATAGAGGGAAAGTGAGAGATGTGTATGAAATTCAGCATGAATTTTTGGTGATGGTAGCAACCGACAGGATTTCTGCATTTGACGTAATCCTTCCAAAACAAATACCCTTCAAAGGAATGATTCTTAACAGCATAGCGGCAAAATTCTTGCAATTGACTTCACATATTGCCCCCAATTGGTTCTTACATTCACCACATCCTTATGTGAGCATCGGTAAAAAATGTGAACCATTCAAAGTAGAAATGGTTATCCGTGGTTATCTGACGGGTCATGCCCTCAGAGAATATCAAATGGGTAAAAGAACCTTATGTGGTGTTGCACTGCCCGATGGAATGAGCCCGTACCAACCTTTCCCTGAACCCATTATCACCCCAACCACAAAAGCAGATCAAGGGCACGACATGGATATTTCAAAAGAAGATATTATTCGTCAAGGAATTGTAAGCAAAGAAGATTACGAAATCATCGAAAAATATACCCGTCAACTTTTTGCATTTGGAAGTGAATATGCCAGCCGGCGTGGTTTGATTCTTTCCGACACCAAATATGAATTTGGCAAAGATAAAGATGGGAATATCATGTTAATTGATGAAATT from the Vicingaceae bacterium genome contains:
- the purC gene encoding phosphoribosylaminoimidazole-succinocarboxamide synthase — its product is MKNKPDFSIKSLPVIFQTNFHLPHQTGFYRGKVRDVYEIQHEFLVMVATDRISAFDVILPKQIPFKGMILNSIAAKFLQLTSHIAPNWFLHSPHPYVSIGKKCEPFKVEMVIRGYLTGHALREYQMGKRTLCGVALPDGMSPYQPFPEPIITPTTKADQGHDMDISKEDIIRQGIVSKEDYEIIEKYTRQLFAFGSEYASRRGLILSDTKYEFGKDKDGNIMLIDEIHTPDSSRYFYADDYKERVEQGLPPKQLSKEFVREWLMENGFNGREGQKIPEMTDEVVMSIMQRYIELYQVVTGEEFTPPPSQDILNEIENSIIHSINSMVK